Within Triticum dicoccoides isolate Atlit2015 ecotype Zavitan chromosome 1B, WEW_v2.0, whole genome shotgun sequence, the genomic segment CCGTCGTCCATCTACACATGCGATCTGCCCAAGTGGGCGAGAGACGCGCATGACATATTCTTCTTCACATAATAGAGGCATCAGGCAATGCTCTACCAGCCCCTAACATCGGCTTCAACTAAAAGATCGCCGAGAACAGATGCTAAATACCCTTGGGGTACGCTACAAAATTCCCTAGCTAGCGCATCATCCCCACCTCCTCGACCTCGAGCCCAGACCCGAACGAACACCCACCAACCTTCCAGGCAGGCGCCTATAAATCGCCGCCCCCGCTCTTATCTCTTCCTCACACTGCACTCGCTCACCCCCGATCGACCGCCCACTATACGACCTCGGTCGATCTAGTGGAGCGGTAAACGGGCCGCCTTTGAATTCCACCCCGCGAGTAGTCTTGGCGCTCTCCGCGTCCCGCTCACTAGCCAGCAGCCACCCTACCTCGCCCTGGTTGACGCTATATATTGTTGTCGCGGTGCTACTTACCTGAGGTACAACGAGATACCGATCGGCCTGCACTGTGTGCTCCAGCTGTCGTCTCACTGCTCGATCGGGTGCTTTGGCTGGTGCAGAGATGGGGGAGAACGGCGTGGGCAAGAACTACTACCAGGGGAgcgcggcggcggccatggaggtGTCCTCCGTGGAGCACGGCCAGGCGGGCGGCTCCAAGTGCTACGACGACGACGGCCGCCTCAAGCGTACCGGTAAGAACAAAAGATGCTACTGCGATCATGTGGTACGGCCGCCTCAAGCGTACGTGACGGGACAAACTGACGTGGACTTTTGGTGTGCCGCAGGGACGATGTGGACGGCGAGCGCCCACATCATCACGGCGGTGATCGGGTCCGGGGTGCTGTCGCTGGCCTGGGCCATCGGCCAGCTCGGCTGggtggccggccccgccgtcatgcTGCTCTTCTCCCTCGTCACCTACTACACCTCCTCGCTGCTCTCCGACTGCTACCGCTCCGGCGACGAGACCACCGGCAAGCGCAACTACACCTACATGGACGCCGTCAACGCCAACCTCAGTACGTCTGCATGCCTCCCACTGTTCACCGAGCTCGCGTAGTTTgccgctgcatgcatgcatgcggaggCAGCCTCTGAGCAGAGCTCACTCTGCTTCTCTCTCTTGTCGTTTCGTCGAGCAGGTGGCATCAAGGTCCAGCTCTGCGGGTTCCTGCAGTACGCCAACATCGTCGGCGTCGCCATCGGATACACCATCGCCGCCTCCATTAGCATGCTGTGAGTACCCAAACCTTCTGCAACGATGATCTCGATCTGTGCTAGCTGGTGAACGTGAACTAACGGTCGCTTGAAACATGTCTGCAGTGCGATCAAGAGGGCCAACTGCTTCCACGTCAAGGGGCACGTGAACCCGTGCCACATCTCGAGCACGCCCTACATGATCATCTTCGGCGTGGCGGAGATCTTCTTCTCTCAGATCCCGGACTTCGACCAGATCTCCTGGCTCTCCATCCTGGCCGCCATCATGTCCTTCACCTACTCCACCATCGGCCTCGGCCTCGGGATCGTCCAGGTGGTCGCCAACAAGGGCGTCAAGGGCAGCCTCACCGGCATCAGCATCGGCGTCGTCACGCCCATGGACAAGGTGTGGCGGAGCCTCCAGGCCTTCGGCGACATCGCCTTCGCCTACTCCTACTCGCTCATCCTCATCGAGATCCAGGACACCATCAGGGCGCCGCCGCCGTCCGAGGCCAAGGTCATGCGCCGCGCCACCGTCGTCAGCGTCGCCACCaccactctcttctacatgctctgCGGCTGCATGGGCTACGCCGCCTTCGGCGACAACGCCCCCGGGAACCTCCTCACCGGCTTCGGCTTCTACGAGCCCTTCTGGCTCCTCGACATCGCCAACGCCGCCATCGTCGTCCACCTCGTCGGCGCCTACCAGGTCTACTGCCAGCCCCTGTTCGCCTTCGTCGAGAAGTGGGCGCAGCAGAGGTGGCCCAAGTCAGGGTTCATCACCAGAGAGATCCAGGTCCCGCTCGTCTCCTCCGGCTTCAAGCTCAACCTCTTCCGCCTGACGTGGCGGTCGGCGTTCGTGGTGGCGACGACCGTGGTGTCCATGCTTCTGCCCTTCTTCAACGACGTAGTCGGCTTCCTCGGCGCCATCGGGTTCTGGCCGCTCACCGTCTACTTCCCCGTGGAGATGTACATCGTGCAGAAGAAGATACCCAAGTGGAGCTCACAGTGGGTGTGCCTACAGCTACTCAGCCTCGCCTGCCTCATCATCACcattgccgccgccgccggctccaTCGCCGGGATAATGTCCGACCTAAAGGTCTACAAGCCGTTCTCCACGACTGACTGATCGATGCGTGGCTGGCCGTCGCATGAATGCACAGATCCTCGATGGACAGAATATGCCTAAAAGCTCTAATCAATTAATCAACCAATTATCACACGTTCACTAAAAATTACATGCTCAAGTAATTGTTGCTTCTAAACAGCCGGCGGACCACCGGTGCTGCTGATTTTCATTTTCCTTTGTTTGCCATCCACCGTGTTAACTGAAAATGGTAGAGGGGAACCAAAATAGTGTACTTCCAAATTGGTGTGATTGGTAAGTACGTTAATGAGAAATGAATGTTCTCATGATAACTACTTGAGTGATATTAAGATCATTCTCCAGATGAACCTGAATTTCTTCTTGGTGCAATTTGTCGACTCGTGCGACCATGACATTTTTTTTTATTTGATAAAACAGCCCctctttattactccctccgttcccaaatatttgtctttctagacatttcaagtggacacaacatacggatgtatgtagacatattttagagtgtagattcactcattttgcttcgtatgtagtcacttgttgaaatctctagaaagacaaatatttgggaacggagggagtagatagtaACTACAGTTACATCATCAACCAGTACATGGAAAATTTCAGAGGGGGCTTCTTCAAACCAACTGGTTTTCTCATAATTTAATTTGAAACTCTATTATTTTAAAACTTTGCACCACTCTGTCGTTTGCTTGGAAAACATGGGCTTCAATTTGCGGTCATGCGCAACTTCCTTAGGGAGAAAAACATTTGACAAATGCTAATATATTTTATTTAAGAGTAAGATAGAATCTCTACCGAATTCATTAAGAGCGAAAAGATAAATACATAGTTGATCGGTATATAAGAAAAACTAGGATGAAAACTAGTAAATAAATGTAAAATTAAAAATATGTTTTTGGTCCCTCAAATTTACCGGAAGTTTAGATCACACCCTCAAAAAAAATTGGGTGACATTTAGTCCCGTATAAATTTTGTTCAAAACCGGATTAGAGAGAAAACCAGACACATGGTGCTGGTTTTCTCTCTGCTCACGTAGGACGGCCGGGTTTTTTTGCCTTCGCAAGCTCTATCTCCTCATATGTACAAACTAAAGGCAGTTCTTATGCTTTTGATGTTACACAAATCTATTCAACACCCCCACGAAGACCCAACATCCACTAGTGCAGTTTTTTCATGCACACTGTTAAAACCCCATATCGTACACGGGGATACAAACCGTCACCTTGGATAGTGTGTGATATGGGGTCTTCGCACACTATATGGTTGTTCTTGTACGATAGGGGAACCCATCTCACACGAGAGGCATGGAGGAAATGTGTGCGATGTGCCATCACACACATTTAGCCGGAATTTTACGTGTGAGATAGATTGTACATCGCGCATGGTTATTATATTGGTATCGTGTGTTGTTATATGCCCCCTCGCACCTTTCTGGAGAAGCAGAATCGTGTGGGATGATTGTATTCATTGCACATGATTCGTTGGAGGGACATGTGTGTTGGTCCATCCATCACACATGCTGCCTGTATCACAGTCGTATGTGCTGGTTCGTTCATCGCACACGTTGTATGTGTCACAATCGTGTGTGTTGTATGTGTTTCACTGCGCATGCTCTCTTGTACGCAACCATgtgaaatgcaatgaacaaaatagcaaaaaaatttaGAGAAGGAGGaagtccccggcctctgcatctggacgatgccattttattaattattgacacaaacccttacaaagtcatacaacagtaagactaaagtcaCTACTCATGAACAAAATAGCATGCACGCAATCAGTTTTGTTTTCTCATTATCTGATCAATCCCTCGCCATGCAAAagaaaattcacatttcatatgcaACAAATGTTCACCACAAAAAAAAACAAATGTTCACCACAATTCCATACCCAACACACAACGCATTTCTTATGTTCACCACA encodes:
- the LOC119344713 gene encoding amino acid permease 4-like — protein: MGENGVGKNYYQGSAAAAMEVSSVEHGQAGGSKCYDDDGRLKRTGTMWTASAHIITAVIGSGVLSLAWAIGQLGWVAGPAVMLLFSLVTYYTSSLLSDCYRSGDETTGKRNYTYMDAVNANLSGIKVQLCGFLQYANIVGVAIGYTIAASISMLAIKRANCFHVKGHVNPCHISSTPYMIIFGVAEIFFSQIPDFDQISWLSILAAIMSFTYSTIGLGLGIVQVVANKGVKGSLTGISIGVVTPMDKVWRSLQAFGDIAFAYSYSLILIEIQDTIRAPPPSEAKVMRRATVVSVATTTLFYMLCGCMGYAAFGDNAPGNLLTGFGFYEPFWLLDIANAAIVVHLVGAYQVYCQPLFAFVEKWAQQRWPKSGFITREIQVPLVSSGFKLNLFRLTWRSAFVVATTVVSMLLPFFNDVVGFLGAIGFWPLTVYFPVEMYIVQKKIPKWSSQWVCLQLLSLACLIITIAAAAGSIAGIMSDLKVYKPFSTTD